A genomic region of Tsukamurella pulmonis contains the following coding sequences:
- the argF gene encoding ornithine carbamoyltransferase, translated as MTRHFLRDDDLSPAEQREVLALAAELKAAPFSRRPLEGPKGVGVLFDKNSTRTRFSFDVGIAQLGGHPVVVDSKSTQMGRDESLADTARVLSRFVDAIVWRTYSQAGLEELARYATVPVVNALSDDFHPCQILADLQTIAERKGAEGTGSVAGLKLTYLGDGANNMAHSYMLGCVTAGIDVTISAPAGFQPDERFVEAARARGRETGAEVSVIPDPVLAVAGVDVVVTDTWVSMGHEDDGVDRNAPFRPYQINDALLAHADPDAIVLHCLPAHRGDEITDEVIDGPQSAVFDEAENRLHAQKALLTWLLEHS; from the coding sequence ATGACCCGCCACTTCCTCCGCGACGACGACCTGTCGCCCGCCGAACAGCGCGAGGTGCTCGCGCTCGCGGCCGAGCTCAAGGCCGCGCCGTTCTCGCGGCGGCCGCTGGAGGGCCCCAAGGGCGTGGGCGTGCTGTTCGACAAGAACTCCACCCGCACCCGATTCAGCTTCGACGTCGGCATCGCGCAACTCGGTGGGCACCCCGTCGTGGTGGACAGCAAGTCGACGCAGATGGGCCGCGACGAGTCCCTCGCGGACACCGCCCGCGTGCTCTCGCGCTTCGTCGACGCCATCGTCTGGCGCACCTACTCCCAGGCGGGACTCGAGGAGCTCGCCCGGTACGCGACGGTGCCCGTCGTCAACGCCCTCTCCGACGACTTCCACCCGTGCCAGATCCTGGCGGACCTGCAGACCATCGCCGAGCGCAAGGGCGCCGAAGGCACGGGTTCCGTTGCGGGCTTGAAGCTCACGTACCTCGGCGACGGCGCGAACAACATGGCGCACAGCTACATGCTCGGCTGCGTGACGGCCGGCATCGACGTGACCATCAGCGCACCGGCGGGCTTCCAGCCCGACGAGCGGTTCGTCGAGGCGGCCCGGGCCCGTGGCCGCGAGACGGGTGCGGAGGTCAGCGTCATCCCCGATCCCGTGCTCGCCGTCGCGGGCGTCGACGTGGTCGTCACCGACACCTGGGTCTCGATGGGGCACGAGGACGACGGCGTCGACCGCAACGCGCCGTTCCGGCCGTACCAGATCAACGACGCGCTCCTGGCCCACGCGGATCCGGACGCGATCGTGCTGCACTGCCTGCCCGCGCACCGCGGCGACGAGATCACCGACGAGGTGATCGACGGGCCGCAGTCCGCGGTCTTCGACGAGGCCGAGAACCGCCTGCACGCGCAGAAGGCGCTGCTGACCTGGCTGCTGGAGCACTCGTGA
- the argG gene encoding argininosuccinate synthase, which translates to MSKVLSTLPIGERVGIAFSGGLDTSVAVAWMRDKGAVPCTYTANIGQPDEPDIDAVPGRAKEYGAEIARLVDVQPLLVQEGIAALQTGAFHIRSGGKTYFNTTPIGRVVTGTMLVRAMKEDGVDIWGDGSTYKGNDIERFYRYGLMANPALRIYKPWLDSQFVTELGGRKEMSEWLVAHGFPYRDSTEKAYSTDANIWGATHEAKDLEYLNTGVVIVDPIMGVAPWDESVEITTEDVTVTFEAGVPVAINGVEYSDPVELVREANRIGGRHGLGISDQIENRIIEAKSRGIYEAPGMALLHATYERLVNAIHNEDTIATYHNEGRRLGRLMYEGRWLDPQSLMQREAIIRWVASAVTGSVTLRLRRGDDYSIIDTTGPNLSYHPEKLSMERVGDAAFGPDERIGQLTMRNLDIADSRSRLEQYAVQGIVAGETAALVGELEQGGAEAIVAGGEKTPSNFDEVGNHAAFDLGTD; encoded by the coding sequence ATGTCCAAGGTCCTCTCCACCCTGCCCATCGGCGAGCGCGTCGGCATCGCCTTCTCCGGCGGCCTCGACACCTCCGTGGCCGTCGCCTGGATGCGCGACAAGGGCGCCGTGCCCTGCACCTACACCGCGAACATCGGTCAGCCGGACGAGCCGGACATCGACGCCGTTCCCGGCCGTGCCAAGGAGTACGGCGCCGAGATCGCGCGCCTGGTGGACGTGCAGCCGCTGCTGGTGCAGGAGGGCATCGCCGCCCTGCAGACCGGGGCCTTCCACATCCGCTCGGGCGGCAAGACCTACTTCAACACCACCCCGATCGGGCGTGTCGTGACCGGCACCATGCTGGTGCGGGCCATGAAGGAGGACGGCGTCGACATCTGGGGCGACGGCTCCACCTACAAGGGCAACGACATCGAGCGGTTCTACCGCTACGGCCTGATGGCGAACCCGGCGCTGCGCATCTACAAGCCGTGGCTGGACTCGCAGTTCGTCACCGAGCTCGGCGGCCGCAAGGAGATGAGCGAGTGGCTCGTCGCGCACGGCTTCCCCTACCGCGACTCCACCGAGAAGGCCTACTCGACCGACGCCAACATCTGGGGCGCCACGCACGAGGCGAAGGACCTGGAGTACCTCAACACCGGCGTCGTCATCGTCGATCCGATCATGGGCGTCGCCCCGTGGGACGAGTCCGTCGAGATCACGACCGAGGACGTCACCGTCACCTTCGAGGCCGGCGTGCCCGTCGCGATCAACGGCGTCGAGTACTCCGACCCGGTCGAGCTGGTCCGCGAGGCGAACCGCATCGGCGGCCGCCACGGCCTGGGCATCTCCGACCAGATCGAGAACCGCATCATCGAGGCGAAGTCGCGCGGCATCTACGAGGCGCCCGGCATGGCGCTGCTGCACGCCACCTACGAGCGGCTGGTGAACGCGATCCACAACGAGGACACCATTGCCACGTACCACAACGAGGGCCGCCGCCTGGGCCGCCTGATGTACGAGGGCCGCTGGCTGGACCCGCAGTCGCTCATGCAGCGCGAGGCCATCATCCGCTGGGTCGCGTCCGCCGTCACCGGCTCGGTCACGCTGCGGCTGCGTCGCGGCGACGACTACTCGATCATCGACACCACCGGCCCCAACCTCTCGTACCACCCCGAGAAGCTCTCGATGGAGCGCGTCGGCGACGCCGCCTTCGGCCCCGACGAGCGCATCGGCCAGCTCACCATGCGCAACCTCGACATCGCGGACTCCCGTTCGCGGCTCGAGCAGTACGCGGTGCAGGGCATCGTCGCGGGCGAGACCGCCGCGCTGGTCGGCGAGCTGGAGCAGGGCGGCGCCGAGGCCATCGTCGCGGGCGGGGAGAAGACCCCGTCGAACTTCGACGAGGTCGGCAACCACGCCGCGTTCGACCTCGGCACCGACTAG
- a CDS encoding PIG-L deacetylase family protein yields the protein MSEPQIFPEDWTTALVLVAHPDDPEYGMAAAVARWTSEGRTVAYGLATSGEEGIEGMSPGTAGPVREEEQRRSAAVVGVDEVRFWGYPDSQLRNTPELRESIRKSIARYAPDIVITLWGGPDWGNGIANQSDHMEFTRAVAEAGAEAGVRLFQTCPDPTLIVDVTGFTERAVESLAEHRQYLSVLDPQTPVIEQARAQVASACLPRGEYRHTVGFRDLA from the coding sequence GTGAGCGAGCCGCAGATCTTCCCCGAGGACTGGACCACGGCGCTCGTCCTGGTGGCGCACCCGGACGACCCCGAGTACGGGATGGCCGCCGCCGTCGCCCGCTGGACGTCCGAGGGGAGGACGGTGGCCTACGGTCTCGCGACCTCGGGTGAGGAGGGCATCGAGGGCATGTCGCCCGGCACCGCCGGCCCCGTGCGCGAGGAGGAGCAGCGACGGTCCGCCGCCGTCGTCGGGGTCGACGAGGTGCGGTTCTGGGGCTACCCGGATTCGCAGCTGCGCAACACCCCGGAGCTGCGGGAATCGATCCGCAAGTCCATCGCCCGGTACGCACCCGACATCGTGATCACGCTGTGGGGCGGACCGGACTGGGGCAACGGTATCGCCAATCAGAGCGACCACATGGAGTTCACCCGCGCGGTCGCCGAGGCGGGCGCCGAGGCCGGCGTGCGGCTGTTCCAGACGTGCCCCGATCCCACGCTGATCGTCGACGTCACGGGATTCACCGAGCGCGCGGTGGAGTCGCTCGCCGAGCACCGGCAGTACCTGTCCGTGCTGGACCCGCAGACGCCGGTGATCGAGCAGGCCCGCGCGCAGGTCGCCTCCGCGTGCCTGCCGCGCGGCGAGTACCGGCACACCGTGGGCTTCCGGGACCTCGCCTGA
- the argJ gene encoding bifunctional glutamate N-acetyltransferase/amino-acid acetyltransferase ArgJ: MTFKLVRNQGVTAPLGFKAAGIAAGIKASGKPDLALVFNEGPHYAAAGVFTRNKVKAAPVLWSQQVIKDGHLRAVILNSGGANACTGPGGFQDTHATAEKVAETLSHWGTETGAGEVAVCSTGLIGDRLPMDKLLAGVTEIVHEMGGGLTGGTDAAHAIMTTDTVPKETALHHSGGWNVGGMAKGAGMMAPSLATMLVVLTTDVHATPEQLDEALRHATSYTFDRLDVDGATSTNDTVLLLSSGASEKACTQEELNAAVRAVCDDLAAQLQGDAEGVTKRILITVTGAASEEEALIGARAIARDSLVKTALFGSDPNWGRVMAAIGIAPIELVHDKLTVSFNGQPIAENGCGVPGAREVDLSGPEIDVTVDLGLGRGTATIRTTDLSHAYVEENSAYSS; encoded by the coding sequence GTGACCTTCAAACTCGTTCGGAACCAGGGCGTCACGGCGCCGCTGGGGTTCAAGGCCGCCGGCATCGCGGCCGGGATCAAGGCCTCGGGCAAGCCCGACCTCGCGCTCGTCTTCAACGAGGGCCCGCACTACGCGGCGGCCGGCGTCTTCACCCGCAACAAGGTCAAGGCCGCCCCCGTGCTCTGGAGCCAGCAGGTGATCAAGGACGGCCACCTGCGCGCGGTGATCCTCAACTCGGGCGGCGCCAACGCCTGCACCGGGCCCGGCGGCTTCCAGGACACGCACGCCACCGCCGAGAAGGTCGCGGAGACGCTGAGCCACTGGGGGACTGAGACCGGCGCCGGCGAGGTCGCCGTGTGCTCCACCGGCCTCATCGGCGACCGGCTGCCGATGGACAAGCTGCTCGCCGGCGTCACCGAGATCGTGCACGAGATGGGTGGCGGCCTCACCGGCGGTACCGACGCCGCGCACGCGATCATGACCACCGACACCGTGCCCAAGGAGACCGCGCTGCACCACTCCGGCGGCTGGAACGTCGGCGGCATGGCCAAGGGCGCCGGCATGATGGCGCCCTCGCTGGCGACGATGCTCGTCGTCCTCACGACCGACGTGCACGCCACCCCCGAGCAGCTCGACGAGGCCCTGCGGCACGCCACGAGCTACACCTTCGACCGGCTCGACGTGGACGGCGCCACCTCCACCAACGACACGGTGCTCCTGCTGAGCAGCGGCGCGAGTGAGAAGGCCTGCACGCAGGAGGAACTCAACGCCGCCGTGCGGGCGGTCTGCGACGACCTCGCCGCGCAGCTGCAGGGCGACGCCGAGGGCGTCACGAAGCGGATCCTCATCACCGTGACCGGCGCCGCCTCCGAGGAGGAGGCGCTGATCGGGGCCCGCGCCATCGCCCGCGACAGCCTGGTCAAGACCGCGCTGTTCGGCAGCGACCCCAACTGGGGTCGCGTCATGGCTGCGATCGGCATCGCCCCGATCGAGCTGGTCCACGACAAGCTGACCGTCTCCTTCAACGGGCAGCCCATCGCCGAGAACGGCTGCGGCGTACCGGGGGCGCGCGAGGTCGACCTCTCCGGGCCGGAGATCGACGTCACCGTCGACCTGGGCCTCGGGCGCGGCACCGCGACGATCCGCACCACGGACCTCTCGCATGCGTACGTCGAAGAGAACTCGGCGTACTCCTCATGA
- a CDS encoding arginine repressor, producing the protein MAAGALVSEQPLATRAGRQAAVVEILANHQVRSQAELQALLVRGGYEATQATISRDLDELGAVKLRGADGGAGVYVVPEDGSPVRGVSGGTERLSRLLGELLVSTDHSGNICVLRTPPGAANFLASALDRSSLPEVVGTVAGDDTVLVVAREPLTGKDLAERLVALA; encoded by the coding sequence CTGGCTGCTGGAGCACTCGTGAGCGAGCAGCCGCTCGCCACGCGCGCCGGGCGGCAGGCGGCCGTCGTCGAGATCCTGGCGAACCACCAGGTGCGCAGCCAGGCCGAGTTGCAGGCGCTGCTCGTGCGCGGGGGCTACGAGGCCACGCAGGCCACCATCTCACGCGATCTCGACGAGCTCGGCGCCGTGAAGCTGCGCGGCGCCGACGGCGGAGCCGGGGTGTACGTCGTGCCCGAGGACGGCTCACCGGTGCGCGGCGTCTCCGGCGGCACCGAGCGGCTCTCCCGCCTGCTGGGGGAACTGCTCGTCTCCACCGATCACAGCGGCAACATCTGCGTCCTGCGCACCCCGCCCGGGGCGGCGAACTTCCTCGCCAGCGCGTTGGACCGCTCCTCGCTGCCCGAGGTCGTCGGCACCGTCGCCGGCGACGACACCGTCCTGGTCGTCGCGCGCGAGCCCCTGACCGGCAAGGACCTCGCCGAGCGCCTCGTGGCGCTCGCCTGA
- the argH gene encoding argininosuccinate lyase, with the protein MSENAEKHAGEPASKHGTNEGSLWGGRFASGPAEAMAALSKSTHFDWALAPYDVRASKAHARVLNRAGLLSDADLEAMLAALTRLGEDVASGAFQPAESDEDVHGALERGLIERAGPEVGGRLRAGRSRNDQVATLFRLWLRDAVRLVAVGVLDVVDAFVAQAQANPDVILPGKTHLQAAQPILLSHHLLAYTHPLLRDVQRLQDLDKRIAVSPYGSGALAGSSLGLDPDAIAADLGFDSAADNSLDATASRDFAAEAAYVFAQIAVDLSRWSEDVILWSTAEFGYVTLADAWSTGSSIMPQKKNPDVAELSRGKAGRLIGNLSGLLATLKAQPLAYNRDLQEDKEPVFDSVEQLRLLLPAVAGLTATLTFHPERMGALAPAGFTLATDVAEWMVRQGVPFRVAHEAAGECVRAAESRGVGLDGLTDAEFAAIHPALTPQVREVLTVRGSVSSRDARGGTAPSAVAKQLSAVSAAVPPLRTWATTSA; encoded by the coding sequence TTGAGCGAGAACGCCGAGAAGCACGCCGGCGAGCCGGCATCCAAGCACGGCACCAACGAGGGCAGCCTGTGGGGCGGGCGGTTCGCGTCCGGCCCCGCCGAGGCGATGGCCGCGCTGAGCAAGTCCACGCACTTCGACTGGGCGCTGGCCCCGTACGACGTGCGCGCGTCGAAGGCGCACGCCCGCGTGCTGAACCGCGCCGGACTGTTGTCCGACGCGGACCTCGAGGCGATGCTCGCTGCGCTCACCCGGCTCGGCGAGGACGTGGCCTCGGGGGCCTTCCAGCCCGCCGAGTCCGACGAGGACGTGCACGGCGCGCTGGAGCGCGGGCTCATCGAGCGCGCCGGCCCCGAGGTGGGCGGCCGGCTGCGCGCGGGCCGGTCCCGGAACGACCAGGTGGCCACGCTGTTCCGGCTGTGGCTGCGCGATGCCGTGCGGCTCGTCGCGGTCGGCGTTCTCGACGTGGTGGACGCGTTCGTCGCGCAGGCGCAGGCGAACCCCGATGTGATCCTGCCGGGCAAGACGCACCTGCAGGCGGCGCAGCCGATCCTGCTCTCGCACCACCTGCTGGCCTACACGCACCCGCTGCTGCGGGACGTGCAGCGGCTGCAGGATCTGGACAAGCGGATCGCGGTCTCGCCCTACGGTTCCGGCGCGCTCGCAGGCTCGTCGCTGGGGCTGGACCCCGACGCCATCGCGGCCGACCTCGGTTTCGACTCGGCCGCCGACAACAGCCTCGACGCGACCGCCTCGCGCGATTTCGCAGCCGAGGCGGCGTACGTCTTCGCGCAGATCGCCGTCGACCTCTCGCGCTGGTCGGAGGACGTGATCCTCTGGAGCACCGCTGAATTCGGTTACGTGACGCTCGCCGACGCGTGGTCGACGGGGAGCTCGATCATGCCGCAGAAGAAGAACCCGGACGTCGCGGAGCTCTCCCGTGGCAAGGCGGGCCGGCTCATCGGCAACCTCTCGGGCCTGCTGGCGACGCTCAAGGCGCAGCCGCTCGCGTACAACCGGGATCTGCAGGAGGACAAGGAGCCCGTCTTCGATTCGGTGGAGCAGCTGCGGCTGCTGCTGCCGGCCGTCGCCGGACTCACCGCCACGCTGACCTTCCACCCGGAGCGGATGGGTGCGCTGGCGCCGGCCGGCTTCACGCTCGCCACCGACGTGGCGGAGTGGATGGTGCGGCAGGGCGTGCCCTTCCGCGTCGCGCACGAGGCGGCGGGCGAATGCGTCCGCGCCGCCGAGTCGCGCGGGGTGGGCCTCGACGGCCTCACCGACGCCGAGTTCGCCGCGATCCACCCGGCGCTGACCCCGCAGGTCCGCGAGGTCCTGACCGTGCGCGGTTCGGTCTCCTCCCGCGACGCCCGCGGTGGTACAGCCCCGTCCGCGGTGGCGAAGCAGCTCTCCGCGGTCAGTGCCGCCGTCCCGCCGCTGCGCACCTGGGCCACCACAAGCGCCTGA
- a CDS encoding acetylornithine transaminase gives MTNEAMQSRWNAAVMDTYGTPPIALVSGRGATVTDADGTEYIDLLGGIAVNALGHAHPKIIEAVTQQVSTLGHVSNLYISEPVVRLAERLTEAVGVPGTRVFFSNSGAEANEAAIKIGRRTGRTAMVAAEGAFHGRTMGSLALTGQPAKREPFAPLIESVTHVPYGDAAALRAAVSGDNGAIAAVFLEPIMGEGGVVVPPEGYLAQARAAATDAGALLVFDEVQTGIARTGTLFAYQRVGVTPDVFTLAKGLGGGLPIGATVAVGAAGELLTPGQHGTTFGGNPIAAAAANAVLDVIEAEGLAERADALGKHIAATVEGFGHPLVTGVRGSGLLLGITLSRGVAKAIEAGARDAGFLLNAAQPDVIRLAPPLVLTDEQADRFLSALPSLLDSAQETP, from the coding sequence ATGACGAACGAAGCAATGCAGTCCCGGTGGAACGCCGCGGTGATGGACACCTACGGCACCCCGCCCATCGCGCTGGTCTCCGGCCGCGGCGCGACGGTGACCGACGCCGACGGCACCGAGTACATCGACCTCCTGGGCGGCATCGCCGTCAACGCCCTCGGCCACGCGCACCCGAAGATCATCGAGGCCGTGACCCAGCAGGTCTCGACCCTCGGGCACGTCTCGAACCTCTACATCAGCGAGCCCGTCGTCCGCCTCGCGGAGCGCCTCACCGAGGCCGTGGGCGTCCCCGGCACCCGCGTGTTCTTCAGCAACTCCGGCGCCGAGGCCAACGAGGCCGCCATCAAGATCGGCCGGCGCACCGGTCGCACCGCGATGGTCGCCGCCGAGGGCGCCTTCCACGGCCGCACCATGGGCTCGCTCGCGCTCACCGGTCAGCCCGCCAAGCGGGAGCCCTTCGCGCCGCTGATCGAGTCGGTCACCCACGTGCCCTACGGCGACGCCGCCGCGCTGCGGGCGGCCGTTTCGGGTGACAACGGCGCGATCGCTGCGGTTTTCCTGGAGCCGATCATGGGCGAGGGCGGCGTCGTCGTCCCGCCCGAGGGCTACCTCGCGCAGGCCCGCGCCGCAGCGACGGACGCGGGCGCGCTCCTCGTCTTCGACGAGGTGCAGACCGGGATCGCCCGCACCGGAACACTGTTCGCGTACCAGCGGGTGGGCGTGACCCCGGACGTCTTCACCCTCGCCAAGGGGCTCGGCGGCGGCCTGCCCATCGGCGCGACGGTGGCCGTCGGCGCCGCCGGGGAGTTGCTCACCCCGGGCCAGCACGGCACCACCTTCGGCGGCAACCCGATCGCGGCCGCTGCGGCCAACGCGGTCCTCGACGTGATCGAGGCCGAGGGCCTGGCGGAGCGCGCCGATGCCCTCGGCAAGCACATCGCCGCCACCGTCGAGGGGTTCGGTCACCCCCTCGTCACCGGCGTGCGCGGCTCCGGCCTGCTGCTCGGGATCACCCTGTCCCGTGGTGTCGCCAAGGCGATCGAGGCCGGAGCCCGGGACGCGGGCTTCCTGCTCAACGCCGCCCAGCCCGACGTGATCCGCCTCGCCCCGCCGCTGGTCCTCACCGACGAGCAGGCCGACCGCTTCCTCTCAGCCCTGCCCTCTCTGCTCGACTCAGCCCAGGAGACACCATGA
- a CDS encoding enoyl-CoA hydratase/isomerase family protein — MDETGESAPAGGAGLGFGIDERGVATLTLQRPDAANALNQPLADALVAAVRSIGANDAVRVIVLRAEGRFFCAGGDVKAMVAASDRGTMLDVLAGTIHEALAGLDRLAVPVVAAIQGPVAGGGLGLVLAADVAIAADAAHFSTAYAGVGLSPDCGVSALLPKAVGMRRALRMLLDGERIDAPTAAAWDLIDRAVPGGELEAEVGAAVDRLLAGPYPGLGEARRLVRASYASSYGEQLDDERRTIARTGTSDAAAARLARFA; from the coding sequence GTGGACGAGACGGGCGAGAGCGCGCCGGCGGGCGGCGCGGGACTGGGCTTCGGCATCGACGAGCGGGGCGTCGCGACCCTCACCCTGCAGCGACCCGACGCCGCGAACGCCCTGAACCAGCCGCTGGCGGACGCGCTCGTCGCAGCCGTGCGGTCCATCGGCGCCAACGATGCGGTCCGCGTGATCGTGCTGCGCGCCGAAGGGCGGTTCTTCTGCGCGGGCGGCGACGTCAAGGCGATGGTCGCGGCATCGGATCGCGGGACGATGCTCGACGTGTTGGCCGGCACGATCCACGAGGCGCTCGCGGGGCTGGACCGGCTTGCCGTGCCGGTGGTCGCCGCGATCCAGGGTCCGGTCGCGGGCGGCGGCCTCGGGCTGGTGCTCGCCGCCGACGTCGCGATCGCGGCGGATGCGGCGCACTTCTCCACGGCGTACGCGGGCGTGGGGCTGAGCCCCGACTGCGGCGTGTCGGCGCTGCTGCCGAAGGCGGTGGGGATGCGGCGCGCGCTCCGGATGCTGCTGGACGGCGAGCGGATCGATGCGCCGACCGCCGCCGCATGGGACCTCATCGACCGGGCCGTGCCCGGGGGCGAGCTCGAGGCCGAGGTGGGCGCGGCGGTGGACCGGCTCCTCGCCGGCCCGTACCCAGGTCTGGGCGAGGCGCGCCGCCTGGTACGGGCGTCGTACGCGAGCAGCTACGGCGAGCAACTCGACGACGAGCGCCGCACCATCGCCCGGACCGGCACCAGCGACGCCGCGGCGGCGCGGCTCGCGCGCTTCGCCTGA
- the argB gene encoding acetylglutamate kinase has translation MTAPDLTPLDKAGVLAEALPWLLDFHGKTVVVKYGGNAMVDDELKRSFAQDMVFLRTCGLHPVVVHGGGPQINAMLKRLGMEGEFRGGFRVTTPEVMDVVRMVLFGQVGRELVGLINSYGPFAVGMSGEDAHLFTATRREVVVDGAPTDIGLVGDVTSVSPDAVNDLIAAGRIPVISTIAPDADGVVHNINADTAAAALAEALGAQKLVVLTDVEGLYTNWPDRSSLTSEIDTDALTELLPSLDSGMVPKMEACLRAVHGGVPTAHVIDGRVPHSVLLELFTSKGIGTMVTPPKTPSQTWI, from the coding sequence ATGACCGCACCCGATCTCACGCCGCTCGACAAGGCCGGCGTCCTCGCCGAGGCGTTGCCGTGGCTCCTGGACTTCCACGGCAAGACCGTCGTGGTCAAGTACGGCGGCAACGCCATGGTCGACGACGAGCTCAAGCGCTCCTTCGCGCAGGACATGGTGTTCCTGCGGACCTGCGGCCTGCACCCCGTGGTGGTGCACGGTGGGGGCCCGCAGATCAACGCGATGCTCAAGCGGCTCGGCATGGAGGGCGAGTTCCGCGGCGGCTTCCGCGTGACCACGCCCGAGGTGATGGACGTGGTGCGCATGGTGCTCTTCGGCCAGGTCGGGCGCGAGCTCGTCGGGCTGATCAACTCCTACGGGCCCTTCGCCGTCGGCATGTCCGGCGAGGACGCGCACCTGTTCACGGCCACCCGCCGGGAGGTCGTGGTCGACGGTGCGCCCACCGACATCGGGCTGGTCGGCGACGTCACATCGGTGAGCCCCGACGCGGTGAACGACCTCATCGCGGCGGGCCGGATCCCCGTGATCTCCACGATTGCCCCCGACGCCGACGGTGTGGTGCACAACATCAACGCCGACACCGCCGCCGCCGCGCTCGCGGAGGCGCTGGGCGCGCAGAAACTGGTGGTGCTCACCGACGTCGAGGGGCTGTACACGAACTGGCCCGACCGCTCGTCGCTGACCTCCGAGATCGACACGGACGCGTTGACGGAACTGCTGCCGAGCCTCGATTCCGGCATGGTCCCCAAGATGGAGGCCTGCCTGCGAGCCGTGCACGGGGGCGTCCCCACCGCGCACGTCATCGACGGGCGGGTGCCGCACTCCGTGCTCCTCGAACTGTTCACGAGCAAGGGCATCGGCACCATGGTGACCCCGCCGAAAACTCCTTCACAGACCTGGATCTGA
- the argC gene encoding N-acetyl-gamma-glutamyl-phosphate reductase translates to MTVSVAIAGASGYAGGEILRLLLGHPQYLSGELTIGALTAGGNAGSTLFEHHPHLLPLADRVLAETTPDTLRGHDVVFLGLPHGKSAEIAEALPPSTLIIDCGADYRLKDAAEWEHYYGSAHAGTWPYGLPELPGNRDVLAGASRIAVPGCYPTVSTLAFLPAVAAGIVAPEVTVVAVSGTSGAGKSLRTDLLASEAIGSARAYGVTTHRHTPEITQNLSAAANSPVTVSFTPVLVPMARGILATVSAPTTVTAAQAREVYAAAYADEPFVHLLPEGVQPQTKSVLGSNAVQVQVAVDERAGRLIATAAIDNLTKGTGGAAVQSMNLALGWPETAGLSTVGVAP, encoded by the coding sequence ATGACTGTTTCCGTGGCGATCGCGGGCGCGAGCGGCTACGCCGGGGGAGAGATCCTCCGGCTGCTGCTCGGCCACCCGCAGTACCTGTCCGGCGAGCTCACGATCGGCGCGCTCACCGCCGGCGGCAACGCCGGCAGCACGCTCTTCGAGCACCACCCGCACCTGCTGCCGCTCGCCGACCGCGTCCTGGCCGAGACCACCCCGGACACGCTGCGCGGCCACGACGTCGTCTTCCTCGGGCTGCCGCACGGCAAGTCGGCCGAGATCGCCGAGGCGCTGCCCCCGTCGACCCTCATCATCGACTGCGGTGCCGACTACCGGCTCAAGGACGCCGCGGAATGGGAGCACTACTACGGCAGCGCCCACGCCGGCACCTGGCCCTACGGTCTGCCGGAGCTCCCCGGCAACCGGGACGTGCTCGCCGGCGCGTCCCGCATCGCCGTCCCGGGCTGCTACCCGACGGTGTCGACCCTCGCCTTCCTGCCCGCCGTCGCCGCCGGCATCGTCGCGCCCGAGGTCACCGTGGTCGCCGTGAGCGGCACGTCGGGCGCCGGGAAGTCCCTGCGGACCGACCTGCTGGCCTCCGAGGCCATCGGCTCGGCGCGCGCCTACGGCGTGACCACCCACCGGCACACGCCGGAGATCACCCAGAACCTGTCGGCGGCCGCGAATTCGCCCGTCACCGTCTCGTTCACGCCGGTCCTCGTGCCGATGGCGCGGGGCATCCTCGCCACCGTCTCCGCCCCGACGACGGTGACAGCCGCGCAGGCCCGGGAGGTCTACGCGGCGGCCTACGCCGACGAGCCCTTCGTGCATCTGCTCCCCGAAGGGGTGCAGCCGCAGACGAAGTCGGTGCTCGGCAGCAACGCCGTGCAGGTGCAGGTGGCCGTCGACGAGCGCGCCGGTCGGCTCATCGCCACCGCCGCGATCGACAACCTCACCAAGGGCACCGGCGGCGCCGCCGTGCAGTCCATGAACCTCGCGCTCGGCTGGCCCGAGACCGCCGGCCTGTCCACCGTAGGAGTCGCACCGTGA